In Plasmodium gaboni strain SY75 chromosome 14, whole genome shotgun sequence, one genomic interval encodes:
- a CDS encoding putative zinc finger protein, which translates to KDALRAAEITF; encoded by the coding sequence AAGGACGCACTGAGGGCTGCAGAAATAAccttttaa
- a CDS encoding hypothetical protein (conserved Plasmodium protein, unknown function), whose translation MLRKKNEVTKIGAAVKDPINVKSYTKENKITNINNNKPIDNKKKKKKKKKVTKDKIQKEEHVEITEKKELVENYKINTYDESDNKISSHIVLYIKLKEEEKLNDLLKKYYNDKYNPLFYIEFDIDICIYNIFFTLSNSKGLCMNNKNDYMLLRKKQSIYFYNILNCKCLNTILYYLKEFFKDYQMDDFENVCETLQLTYFFFFLLWIDTHELYNNIIKKFCLDSFKIIFMFKYYLYEKYISYNNKCILNKFMLLNKIENENYHNDFFSFENKLICNLPCNNEFIFEHLSIKIYSPVNLEKRYFMSILIKNKSYEYINDMLFLELFKVHIITNSNINAKDKLINTQNDISNICHNTICRDVNGTIISAFNLKDSSSVLLLNDYKKSIFELEEKNNNFKYEYIVEIPDYIYDHDEVDVCFIEYKNNVKYRHLCEAEILLQTKNETLFVNPNMIKTYNGMDTNEYKEENKREGYLISPNIEEINIINTNGENKEDIITTMNDNICLLNTNMDDNKKMQIGKNNENLENNNNININNMNNCYINSPNNLNLNDEYESTLLYNERLINNNEINIWKVQNKKFKLNNKTYLKIYSKRIGNYYINLNNINNIPYKNWSIEFMDNIIIIKIKNKMDIEFVFHITSYGILLIDNKIDILKDLYNIFLDVPMLLLLMKKKGINFLITNIEIQKIMCEKYFVEIDKTEQNIIHDILLSFKFMNFYSSNEKLDNSRMIIKLKVNETNVMNKLGGILNESIDIIYGKTHCRIYITEMNEYQKKLKKHLIKHTSLLFCLFELCEYIYLFHHKKEKIILSENNKHEKNMQDREDDNEEDNKNDIKYLQNLLINIFNYNNIKKIKNVTKENDNNINYTIPNENINIMADQYNDILNFNEMTYHLYLFLKLTKMVLLTNI comes from the exons ATgttaagaaaaaaaaatgaagtTACTAAAATAGGTGCTGCAGTTAAAGATCCAATAAATGTAAAATCTTACACAAAAGAGAATAAAATAAccaatataaataataataaaccaattgataataagaagaaaaaaaagaaaaagaaaaaagtaACAAAAGATAAGATCCAAAAAGAAGAACATGTCGAAATAActgaaaaaaaagaattagtagaaaattataaaataaatacatatgaTGAAAGTGACAACAAAATATCAAGTCatattgtattatatataaaattaaaagaagaagaaaaattaaatgatttgctaaaaaagtattataatgataaatacAATCCACTATTTTATATTGAATTTGATATAgatatatgtatttataacatttttttcacGTTATCTAATTCTAAGGGTTTATgtatgaataataaaaatgattaCATGTTGTtgagaaaaaaacaatctatttatttttataacatattaaatTGTAAATGTTTAAAtactatattatattacttGAAAGAATTTTTTAAGGACTATCAAATGGATGATTTTGAAAATGTGTGTGAAACATTACAGTTaacttatttttttttctttcttttatGGATAGATACCCatgaattatataacaatataataaaaaagtttTGTTTAGAttcatttaaaattatatttatgtttaaatattatttatacgaaaaatatataagctacaataataaatgtatcttgaataaatttatgttattaaataaaatagagaatgaaaattatcataatgattttttttcatttgaaAACAAACTAATTTGTAATTTGCCGTGTAACAATGAATTCATATTTGAACATTTGAGTATCAAGATATATTCTCCTGTAAATTTGGAGAAAAGGTATTTTATGAGTatacttataaaaaataagtcctatgaatatataaacgATATGTTATTTTTGGAGTTATTCAAAGTGcatataataacaaattctaatattaatgctaaagataaattaattaatacACAGAATgatatatcaaatatttGCCATAATACAATATGTCGTGATGTGAATGGAACTATAATATCAGcttttaatttaaaagataGTTCAAGTGTGTTGTTACtaaatgattataaaaaaagtatatttgagttagaagaaaagaataataattttaaatatgagTACATTGTTGAAATACCtgattatatttatgaCCATGATGAGGTGGATGTATGTTTTATAgaatataagaataatgTAAAATATAGGCATTTGTGTGAAGCCGAAATTTTGTTACAGACAAAAAATGAAACATTATTTGTTAACCCtaatatgataaaaacATACAATGGAATGGATacaaatgaatataaagaagaaaataaaagagAAGGATATTTAATTTCACCAAATATAGAAgagataaatataattaatacTAATGgagaaaataaagaagatattataacaacaatgaatgataatatttgtttattaaatacaaacatggatgataataaaaagatgCAAATAGGGAAgaataatgaaaatttagaaaataacaataatattaatattaataatatgaataattgttatataaatagtCCCAATAATTTAAACCTAAATGATGAATATGAATCAACCCTCTTATATAATGAACgtttaattaataataacgaaataaatatatggaaggttcaaaataaaaaattcaaattaaataataagacatatttaaaaatatattcaaaaagAATAGGAAATTActatattaatttaaataatattaacaatatTCCTTATAAAAATTGGAGTATTGAATTTATGGataatatcataataataaaaataaaaaataaaatggaTATAGAATTTGTATTTCATATAACGAGTTATGGTATATTACTTATAGATAACAAGAtagatattttaaaagatttatataatatctttttGGATGTACCAATGTTACTTttattaatgaaaaaaaagggAATAAACTTTTTGATTACTAATATAGAAATACAGAAAATAATGTgtgaaaaatattttgtagAAATAGATAAAACAGAGcaaaatataattcatgatattttattatcttttaaatttatgaatttttattcatCTAATGAAAAATTAGATAACTCAAGAATGATAATCAAATTAAAGGTGAATGAAACAAATGTTATGAACAAATTAGGCGgtatattaaatgaatcTATAGATATAATTTATGGAAAGACACACTGCAg AATTTACATTACTGAAATGAATGAATATCAAAAGAAGCTTAAGAAGcatttaataaaacatacgtctttattattttgcTTATTCGAATTATGtgaatacatatatttgtttcatcataaaaaagaaaaaataatattaagtgaaaataataaacacGAAAAAAATATGCAGGATCGAGAAGATGATAATGAggaagataataaaaatgatataaaatatttacaaaatttattaattaatatatttaattataataacattaaaaaaattaaaaatgtaacaaaagaaaatgataacaatattaattatacaataccaaatgaaaatattaacataaTGGCGGATCAATATAATGATATCCTCAATTTTAATGAGATGAcatatcatttatatttattcttaaAACTCACCAAAATGGTTTTattaacaaatatataa
- a CDS encoding putative zinc finger protein encodes MEKINDKEILEKISDITGNTTKNALVGFKKKKKKKKKKNVDISPDITKKIKNKKINKTENTFDNFKYEPKKETCKFFFKKGKCIHNDKCTYSHDVIPIYKISKLCKFLVKGTCHKQNCIFSHDYELFYCRNNVIYNSCHNPACKFKHVKIDNSINNADEYNKEVDNVLTKDDKIRFLYNNKNYLMELLIHKYHTFDNTDHKINIDNLIKKNNYPWFINGIIDIIKLDFKYNKADSFFKLINIAKNNQNNNLKSYMDNPNNQNIHNNNDLTNNASTNNQDIKSSQQTIKDEYLKNNNDTQNGDNKLDNNVEENFDDYNFYSSEEEDYTQYLNKYFDMDT; translated from the exons atggaaaaaataaacGACAAGGAGattttagaaaaaatatcTGACATAACAG GGAATACAACCAAGAATGCTCTTGTTGggtttaaaaaaaagaagaaaaagaagaaaaaaaaaaatgtagaTATAAGTCCTGATATAACtaaaaagataaaaaataaaaaaattaacaaGACAGAAAACACTTTTGATAATTTTAAGTATGAAccaaaaaaagaaacatgtaaatttttttttaagaaagGAAAATGTATACATAATGATAAATGTACTTATTCACATGATGTTATTccaatatataaaatatccaaattatgtaaatttttAGTTAAAGGTACATGTCATAAACAAAATTGTATCTTTTCTCATGATTATGAACTATTTTATTGTCGtaataatgttatatataattcatgTCATAATCCTGCATGTAAATTTAAACATGTAAAAATCGATAATAGTATTAATAATGCagatgaatataataaagaagTAGATAATGTTCTAACAAAAGACGATAAAATTAGatttctttataataataaaaattatttaatggAATTATTAATTCATAAATATCATACTTTTGATAATACGGatcataaaataaatatagataatttaataaaaaaaaataattatccATGGTTTATTAATGGTATTATAGATATTATTAAGTTAgattttaaatataataaagcAGATAgcttttttaaattaataaatatagCCAAAAATAACCAAAACAATAATTTAAAATCATATATGGATAATCCTAATAACcaaaatattcataataataatgatcTTACAAATAACGCAAGTACCAATAATCAAGATATTAAATCATCTCAACAAACAATAAAAGATgaatatttgaaaaataataatgatacTCAAAATGGGGATAACAAACTAGATAATAATGTAGAAGAAAACTTCGATGACTATAATTTCTATTCAAGTGAAGAAGAAGATTATACTCAGTACTTGAATAAGTACTTTGACATGGACACATAA
- a CDS encoding hypothetical protein (conserved Plasmodium protein, unknown function), translating into MKNCLFFTYKYKQNGVSFFKSFLIFSKFSGEIFCRNIHIQLNLRKKKNVERKNNGYNSYTTTCIDYAENKGMSDIILKDKNTYFAHGYINNELYNNDVDKKKIILNNNNNNKIHSVFVQSLKNYNLFNIYLDKIRKCNCHNNKGMKKKIININSIKYFGNYIFLYNIDALLIYATHKFHMFLKEKNKKGSHSLSNIFNIYIEHFINIFIKFNIILEDFFLFRGEENCEEYFNNILDIYIKYNPHILMIRQKNKKNDDKIIYHNTYYNEDFFIKVLKIIKIFNQFKFFSKLKNIDINYYLQKSTKNSYYPNILHPVKNNTNNDNKYLTTNKRDENEVFYECMHFSDETDCISKENYKFLECLKIFDDNIMNEIGLEEYFRNKSQEEHKKRMKKKNNNRDNIKNIDDVDVIFKEQTIEGTHMVNKKNELYINQNDNDDNIILHLKYMRSFSSILKCLIKYLNEDGISKLFMYCTNLFDKNMDKDIISFYKSMYEHVNKMNKISNKNIAYILNGCNFYLPSENINLIKHISNDILKNTRVIYYKENKKTFKKNINNIVPSHLENIIYTFSKNRYKDKKMFSLFSQVIKEKCQGFSCITTINILYSFANLNYEELVFDILYEKIKTFDFISFMMCKGLNIIKLINTLLLIENRHFHKNYIKKIYPFILTHTQINRLCEEAKILKDYKNIGSFKNDNTQIIEKKKDIIPTNDIYLITDIMIYKTLLVSLLYEKKCFKYLDNNICENRIVDIYKKLIRLNIICVKNKNDFIILKNILKKNYGNLNINEFDKYFVFSFINANMNKINIHKLIYMLQQYNKLINEMNIKNESTKKKKKKKFI; encoded by the coding sequence ATGAAAAATTGTCTTTTTTTCACGTATAAGTATAAACAAAATGGTGTTTCATTCTTTAAATcatttttgattttttcaaaattttcTGGTGAAATATTTTGTAGAAATATTCACATTCAATTAAActtaagaaaaaaaaaaaatgtagaaagaaaaaataatggTTATAATAGTTATACTACAACATGTATAGATTATGCTGAAAATAAAGGAATGTctgatattattttaaagGACAAGAATACTTATTTCGCACAtggatatataaataatgaattatataataatgatgtagataaaaaaaaaattatattaaataataataataataataaaatacattCTGTTTTTGTTCAGtcattaaaaaattataatttgtttaatatatatttggataaaataagaaaatgtaattgtcataataataagggtatgaaaaaaaagataatcaatattaatagcataaaatattttggcaattatattttcttatacAATATAGATGCCTTACTCATATATGCAACACACAAATTTCATatgtttttaaaagaaaaaaataaaaaaggatCTCATTCtttatcaaatatatttaatatttacatagaacactttataaatatttttataaaatttaatattattttagaagatttttttttatttagaGGAGAAGAGAATTGTGAggaatattttaataatatattggatatatatataaaatataatccacatattttaatgataagacaaaaaaataaaaaaaatgatgataaaataatataccacaatacatattataatgaagaCTTCTTTATAAAggttttaaaaataattaaaatattcaatCAGTTTAAATTCTTTAGTaaattgaaaaatattgacattaattattatttacaaaaatCAACGAAGAATTCATATTATCCTAATATATTGCATCCTGtcaaaaataatacaaataacGATAATAAATATCTAACTACAAATAAGAGAGATGAAAATGAAGTGTTCTATGAATGTATGCATTTTTCTGATGAAACTGATTGTATAAGTAAGGagaattataaatttttagaatgtttaaaaatttttgaTGACAATATTATGAATGAAATTGGATTAGAAGAATACTTCAGAAATAAAAGTCAAGAAGAACACAAAAAAAggatgaaaaaaaaaaataacaatagggataatattaaaaatattgatgatgtagatgttatatttaaagaaCAAACAATTGAAGGTACACATATGGttaataagaaaaatgaattatatataaatcagaatgataatgatgataatattattcttcatttaaaatatatgagATCTTTTAGTTCTATCTTAAAAtgtttaataaaatatttaaatgaagaTGGTATATCcaaattatttatgtattgTACTAATTTATTCGATAAAAACATGGATAAAgatattatttctttttataaaagtatGTATGAGCACGTTAAcaaaatgaacaaaattagtaataaaaacattgcttatatattaaatggttgtaatttttatttaccttctgaaaatataaatttaataaaacatatatcaaatgatatattaaaaaatactagagttatttattataaggaaaacaaaaaaacatttaaaaaaaatataaataatattgtaCCATCACATTTAgaaaatatcatatatacattttcAAAAAATCGATATAaggataaaaaaatgttttctttatttagtcaagttataaaagaaaaatgtCAAGGTTTTTCTTGTATCACtactataaatatattatatagttttgctaatttaaattatgaaGAACTAGTATTTGATATActttatgaaaaaataaaaacttttgattttatatcatttatgATGTGTAAAGgattaaatataattaaattaataaataccttattattaatagaaaatagacattttcataaaaattacataaaaaaaatttatcCTTTTATATTAACGCATACTCAAATTAATAGATTATGTGAAGAAgcaaaaatattaaaggATTACAAAAATATTGGTTCGTTTAAAAACGATAATACACaaataatagaaaaaaaaaaagatataatacCAACAAACGatatatatctaataacagatataatgatatataaaaccCTGCTCgtttcattattatatgaaaaaaaatgttttaaatatttagataataatatatgtgaaAATAGAATtgtagatatatataaaaaattaataaggctaaatataatttgtgtaaagaacaaaaatgattttattattttaaagaatatcttaaaaaagaattatggaaatttaaatatcaacgaatttgataaatattttgttttttcatttattaatgcaaatatgaataaaataaacattCATAAATTAATCTATATGTTGcaacaatataataaattaattaatgaaatgaatataaaaaatgaaagtacaaaaaaaaaaaaaaaaaaaaaattcatataa